The following coding sequences lie in one Arachis ipaensis cultivar K30076 chromosome B05, Araip1.1, whole genome shotgun sequence genomic window:
- the LOC110263024 gene encoding interferon-induced GTP-binding protein Mx1-like, which translates to MTESVSKSTKPHEWRFLKNYPQEFVIEDISQGCFNSSRLLFSPYCVWQVKFHPEEIAATTEMSMSLFKGAAVWQEISDEIDRETSRSKDISSVPIHLSIYSPHVFNLTLVDLPGLTKVAVEGQPDSIVQDILPSTPSCFVN; encoded by the exons ATGACCGAATCTGTTTCTAAATCCACAAAACCTCATGAGTGGAGATTTTTAAAGAACTACCCACAGGAATTTGTCATTGAAGACATCTCACAAGGTTGCTTTAATTCATCCAGGCTGCTGTTTTCTCCTTATTGCGTGTGGCAAGTGAAATTTCATCCCGAAGAGATAGCAGCGACGACAGAAATGTCAATGTCTTTGTTCAAAGGAG cTGCCGTTTGGCAAGAGATCTCTGATGAGATTGACAGAGAAACTAGTCGCTCCAAGGACATTTCTTCTGTTCCTATCCATCTTAGTATCTACTCCCCTCATG TTTTTAATCTAACACTGGTTGATCTTCCTGGACTTACAAAAGTTGCCGTTG AGGGTCAACCAGATAGCATTGTGCAAGACATTCTACCAAGCACTCCCTCCTGCTTTGTCAATTGA
- the LOC110263025 gene encoding heavy metal-associated isoprenylated plant protein 47-like, with protein MKQKITIKMQLDCDKCRSKALKLASQEKGVSSLALEGDDRDILVVTGKVDAVCLVRILRKKFKCVNLVSVHELKENDDNKCNQHNNSDPSPNNCSIM; from the exons ATGAAG CAAAAAATAACCATAAAGATGCAATTGGATTGTGACAAATGCAGAAGCAAGGCACTCAAGCTTGCTTCTCAAGAAAAAG GTGTAAGCTCATTGGCATTGGAAGGTGATGATAGAGACATTTTGGTGGTGACTGGAAAAGTTGATGCGGTGTGTTTGGTTAGGATTCTTAGGAAGAAGTTTAAATGTGTAAACCTTGTGAGTGTCCATGAATTAAAGGAGAATGATGATAACAAATGCAACCAACATAATAATTCTGATCCATCTCCCAATAATTGTTCCATCATGTGA
- the LOC107644245 gene encoding uncharacterized PKHD-type hydroxylase At1g22950 yields the protein MSQNDRPEAPSPATAANGSAAAKAENPPARALVSSSLRLRLNPNKEHKAEEYEDLQLEYCPAVFTALERYLPPNMLNVRREHKAKFMHDILAKYMPRAEQTRIQKLRAYRLRIIANYRPRFRELYTLNPTAFFVPAFLNAINENTEQSFRRIISEPSPGIFIFQMLQPRICELFLSEIENVEKFVAETKFRIMRPNIMNKYGVVLDDFGFGPMLEKLMEGFIRPLSRVLFPEIGSSLDSHHGFVVEYGKDKAVDMGFHVDDSEVTLNVCLGKEFSGGELYFQGTRCEKHVNTSTYTEEYFDYSHKPGRAVLHRGRHRRGAKATTSGHRVNLLLWCRSSVFREVKRYQTDCSSWCGECSKVKKESQCSRITSTKSALLAKEGESTSK from the exons ATGTCACAAAACGACCGCCCGGAGGCGCCGTCCCCGGCGACAGCCGCAAACGGCTCCGCGGCGGCGAAGGCGGAGAATCCACCTGCGAGGGCGTTGGTTTCTTCGAGCTTGAGGCTGAGGCTGAATCCGAACAAGGAGCACAAAGCGGAGGAGTACGAAGACTTGCAATTGGAGTACTGCCCAGCGGTTTTCACCGCGCTGGAGAGGTACCTTCCGCCGAACATGCTCAATGTTCGTCGCGAACACAAGGCCAAGTTCATGCACGACATTCTAGCCAAGTATATGCCCCGCGCAGAGCAGACCAGA ATACAAAAGCTAAGAGCATACAGACTGAGGATAATAGCAAATTATCGG CCTCGTTTCCGAGAATTGTATACTCTGAATCCTACGGCATTCTTTGTCCCAGCATTTCTGAATGCAATTAATGAAAATACAGAACAAAGCTTTAGAAGGATAATATCCGAGCCTTCTCCAGGCATTTTTATATTTCAAATGCTACAACCACGCATTTGTGAGTTATTCCTCTCTGAG ATTGAAAATGTTGAGAAGTTTGTAGCTGAAACAAAATTCCGTATCATGCGTCCCAATATCATGAATAAGTATGGCGTTGTGCTTGATGACTTTGGCTTTGGACCAATGCTTGAGAAACTTATGGAAGGTTTTATTCGACCACTGTCTCGAG TCTTGTTTCCCGAAATTGGATCATCGCTGGATTCTCATCATGGATTTGTCGTTGAATATGGTAAAGATAAAGCTGTTGACATGG GTTTTCATGTCGATGACTCAGAAGTAACCTTAAATGTTTGCCTGGGCAAGGAATTTTCTGGAGGGGAATTGTATTTTCAGGGCACAAGATGTGAGAAACATGTAAATACATCAACCTATACAGAG GAGTACTTTGACTATTCCCATAAACCTGGACGAGCTGTGCTTCATCGAGGTCGCCATCGCCGTGGTGCCAAAGCTACAACATCTGGCCATCGTGTCAACCTACTTCTGTGGTGCAGAAG CTCTGTCTTTAGAGAGGTGAAAAGGTATCAAACCGATTGCTCCAGCTGGTGTGGGGAGTGCagtaaagtgaaaaaggaaagccAGTGCTCGCGGATCACTTCTACCAAATCG GCGTTGCTTGCAAAGGAAGGCGAATCCACTTCGAAATGA
- the LOC107644246 gene encoding uncharacterized protein LOC107644246, with translation MHHHAKTDSEVTSVATSSPARSPPRRPLYYVQSPSRDSHDGEKTATSASFHSTPLLSPAASPPRASTTRSNSNSNLNGKSTIKDHRHHHRSHNNKAWNSHIDAIDEEDLLYGDDRHDKTLPRRCYVLAFVLGFLVLFSFFSLILWGASRPMKPKISVKSIKFDHLRVQAGSDATGVATDMITMNSTLKFTYRNTGTFFGIHASATPLDLSYSDIVIASGNMKEFYQSRKSQRLVSVSVMGNKIPLYGSGNSLSSTTGVPTVPVPLKLSFVVRSRAYVLGKLVKPKYYKRVNCSITLDPKKLNALISLKKSCTYDD, from the exons atgcatcATCATGCAAAGACAGACTCAGAGGTAACAAGCGTTGCAACTTCATCGCCGGCGAGATCACCGCCGCGCCGCCCTCTCTACTACGTCCAGAGCCCTTCAAGGGACTCCCACGACGGCGAGAAGACTGCCACGTCAGCTTCCTTCCACTCCACGCCTCTCCTGAGCCCCGCCGCGTCACCTCCACGCGCCTCCACCACTCGCAGCAACAGCAACAGCAACCTCAACGGCAAGAGCACCATCAAGGACCACCGCCACCACCACCGGAGCCACAACAACAAGGCCTGGAACAGCCACATCGATGCCATTGACGAAGAAGACCTTCTCTACGGCGACGATCGACACGATAAAACTCTCCCTCGCCGCTGCTATGTTCTAGCTTTTGTTCTTGGCTTCCTTGTTCTCTTCAGCTTCTTCTCTCTCATACTTTGGGGTGCCAGCAGACCCATGAAGCCCAAGATTTCCGTCAAg AGCATAAAGTTCGACCATCTTAGAGTCCAAGCTGGTTCAGATGCTACTGGTGTGGCCACTGACATGATCACTATGAATTCTACTCTCAAGTTCACATATCGCAACACTGGCACCTTCTTTGGGATCCATGCATCTGCAACACCTTTGGATCTCTCCTATTCAGATATTGTTATTGCTTCCGGCAAT ATGAAGGAGTTTTATCAATCTAGGAAGAGTCAAAGGTTGGTGAGTGTTTCAGTTATGGGCAACAAGATCCCTCTCTATGGAAGTGGTAATAGCTTGAGTAGCACAACGGGTGTTCCAACTGTGCCAGTGCCGTTGAAACTTAGCTTTGTGGTGAGATCTAGAGCCTATGTTCTTGGGAAATTGGTGAAGCCAAAGTACTACAAGAGGGTTAATTGTTCCATCACTTTGGATCCCAAGAAGCTCAATGCCCTAATTTCTCTCAAGAAGTCTTGCACATATGATGATTGA
- the LOC110262556 gene encoding uncharacterized protein LOC110262556 — MTLMELQNGLCQSMENGTLMRVSRILYRNPIVVFGGLIQFDTMPITDKGSMQNMFQIYRQTQMRQPQIELYVEFESVEAEGIQNVLDIEDDRAAVYEEMNSDSEEDFEATYEAGDEDEDGDVGVETATENIMVHPSSSQPMNMPPFMRELDLDAMHAPEFSEYANIGVADPEDGEFRIGMEYSSRKSVVVAIRRYTIARGVDYDVYESEPQTFYAKCKMYGRGCDWLI, encoded by the exons ATGACGTTAATGGAGCTTCAGAATGGTCTCTGTCAAAGCATGGAGAACGGTACATTAATGAGAGTGAGCAGAATTTTGTACCGGAATCCAATTGTAGTTTTTGGTGGTCTAATACAGTTTGATACCATGCCAATCACTGACAAAGGGAGTATGCAGAATATGTTTCAAATTTACCGGCAGACTCAGATGCGACAGCCACAGATTGAGCTATATGTTGAGTTTGAAAGCGTAGAAGCAGAAGGGATTCAAAATGTTTTAGATATAGAGGATGATAGAGCTGCAGTGTACGAGGAAATGAATAGTGACAGCGAAGAGGACTTCGAAGCCACTTATGAAGCCGGCGATGAAGACGAGGATGGTGATGTGGGAGTTGAGACAGCAACGGAGAATATAATGGTTCATCCCTCGAGCAGTCAACCGATGAACATGCCACCATTCATGCGTGAGTTAGATCTCGACGCCATGCATGCACCGGAATTTTCAGAATATGCAAACATAG GAGTTGCTGATCCTGAGGACGGAGAGTTCCGGATTGGAATGGAATACAGTTCCCGAAAGTCGGTCGTGGTTGCAATTAGAAGATACACTATCGCTAGAGGAGTTGACTACgatgtgtatgagtctgagccacagaccttctatgcaaaatgcaagatgTACGGGCGTGGGTGCGACTGGCTTATCTGA